One Candidatus Woesebacteria bacterium genomic window, GCCTGAAAATAAGAAGCACTAAAGTCAATTTTACCAATGCGATAGGTAAAATCATTCCTGTAAAAAAGCGAGCTTAAACCCGAAAAGTTCATAATCTCATATTATCACAAAATATAAGTTTAAAGAGAAGTGGTAGGAGTTGGAGAAGAGGTTGGTTTAGCAGTTGAAGTAGGTTTTGGTGTTGCTGAAACCTTGGGAGTCTGACCTGACCTTAAGCCAGTAATTATTTCTACATCATAGCTGGTCGACGAGCTTTTCTTTGTTTCTACTTTCTGATAGATTTTTTCTAACTCTTTTGTTATTTCACTTACCGCGCTAGACGAAAGGCTTGAAGAAAAAGTTACCTGAGTTGATTCATAATCTTGCTTTGCCGCATTACCAACTTTGACAGAAGTATAGCCAAGACTATTTAATCTATCCTGAAGATAAGCTGCCTCGCCTACTATCCCCGTACCATTTAAGACTTGTATTGACACTGATTTTTTATCCACTACTTCAGCTGGAGTGGGCGTGGGAGTAGAAGTAGAAACACTCTCTTCTTCTATAATCATAGGCGCTTCTGTTCTAGTAGGGCTCTCTGTTCTACTTTCCTGCTTATTTCTCAAGGAAAGAAAATAAAAAACTCCCCCTCCAACCAAGACCAAAGCAATTAAAAGTAAAATTAAACCAACTGTTTTCTTGTCCCTTTTTGAAGATGGCCGAGACATTTGTCCTGAACTCAAAGGAGAGGAAACTGGTTGTTGTTCTTCAAGCTGATTTGGACCCATGGTAAACGAAATATATAAAGAAAAAAGCGTTTTGTCAAATTTTGTCCCAAAGAATGCCTTACGAAATTATAAATTCGAAATCCTAAATTTTCTAAATTACAAATTACAAGCTCCAAATTACAAATTACAAATTCCAATATACAAACAATATACAAGTAATAAACAAATTACAAACAAATTAGGAACACTGAACTTAGTATTATGAATTATGTATTATGCAGAAAAATACATTGTTCCCATAATACATAATACAAGATACTAGATACAATCTTGCAATATGGTTCCAAACCCGGCTTGGAATTGTTGTCATTCAACAGAAAGAAGCTCGACTTCAAAAATTAAAGTGGAATTGGGAGGAATATTACCCACAGCTTGGTTTCCATAGCCAAAACTTGGAGGAATAACAAGTTTTCTTTTTCCACCCACCTTCATTCCGACTAGTCCCTGATCCCAACCGGCAATTACCTGCCCTGAGCCCAAAACAAAAGAAAATGGCTGACCCCTGTCATAAGAGCTGTCAAATTTTGTTCCATCAACTAAAGTGCCAAGATAATTAACTGTTATCTTTTTACCACTCTGGGCCTCATCACCTGTCCCAGGTCTTAGATCTTCCACTTTTAGTTCTTTTACTTCTTCTGTCTGGCCCATTGTTTCAGCTTTTGGATTTTGATTATTTGCTTCTTTCTGGCCAAGATTAATCTTAAGCTCTGCTTGAGGCGTAGGAGTAGGAGAAACACTTGATGATTTACTATCAAAACCCACCAAGGCCGCAAATCCCGCCGCAAGCACTAAAAAAATAAAAAAGAGAACCCCAAAGTTGACTTTCAACTCATCCGGTTTTTCTTCCACATCAAAATACTCTCACAAAAGAAAAAAATCTGCAAGATGCGAGTATTATAGACCTAGCCTTTAAGACTAAAGATTCAAAGCGTAAACTGATAGATTGAGAATTGTTGCAAAGGAAACCCAAAAAATATAAGGAAGATTAATAAGGCCTGCAATTTTATTAAGACGATAAAACTTGATTACCATTAAAATAAGAGTAAACCACAAAGAAATAATTATAAACGCTCCAAGAAGGGGATTTTTCAATCCAAAAAAGCCAATAGACCAGAAAGAATTCAAAATTAATTGAATAATAAAGATGCGAACCGCTTCATTTTTTTCTTTCCCCCCTTCTGTCTTTAAGATAAGATAAAAAGAAATACCCATAAGAAAATACAAAAATGTCCAAACAGGACCAAAAACAAAATTTGGAGGGCTAAAAGATGGTTTTTTCAAAGTAGAATACCAAGTTGGAATACTAGAAAAAGTAAAAATGGAGCCTACAAAACATGCTAGAAAAGGTAAAAGCAAAGAAAAAAACAGCTTTTTCAGATTTAGATTAAGAGAAGATTTCATCAATCAAATATTAGCACTGTATTAATAATTAACCAAGCCATTTCTTTTTGAGGTCAACAAAATCACCATTGATAATAGAATCTCTAATTTGATTCATTAAATTATTGATAAAAAAGACATTGTGAATTGTTGCAAGCCTCAAGCCCAAAATCTCACCAGAAGTCAAAAGATGGCAAATATAAGCTCTCGAAAAATTAAGGCACGAATAACAATTGCAAACCTTGCTAAGAGGTCTTTCGTCTGACTTAAAAGTGCTTTTTTTAATATCAAGCCTAAATTTATTTGACCTTTTTCCTCCATCTTCAGGATGAATAAAAAGAAGCCCAGTTCTTGCCATTCTCGTAATTCCGGTGTTGTCAAAAGTATCAATCCCTCTTGCAATAGCTTCAAAAATGCCCTCAGGCCCACCCCCTAAGCCTAAAGCGTGAACTGGTTTTTCGTCAGGCAAGATATCAGAAATTGTATTAAGAGCTTCAGAGGTAATTTTGGGATCAGAGCCTATTGCCTCGCCTCCAATAGCAATTCCAGGAAATCCGAAGGAAAGCACAAAATCAAGCGATTGTCTCCTTAAATTTTTATCCAAATCCCCTTGAACTATGCCATAAAGTGCCTGAAATTCGCCTTTTTTATTCAACTTTTGCCAAGCCAAAAATGACCTTTCTTCCCACTTCAAAGTTCTCAAAAAAGCCTCTTTAGCTAATTTTTTGGGCATATTCAAAGATTGAGGCTCGTCAAGCGCCATAATAATGTCAGCACCCAATATTTTTTGAATCTCAATTGATTTCTCAGGTGTTAAAAGATGCAAAGAACCATCAAGATACGATTTAAAAAGCGCACCTTTATCATTAATCTTAACAACTTTAGCTTCGTCTTCTTCGCCTTTTGACCACAAAAAAGAAACTTGATAACCACCACTATCTGTGATTGTCGGGCCTTCCCATTTCATAAAATTTGCAAAACCGCCAAACTTTTCTATTACTTCAAGACCAGGTTTAAGATAAAGATGATAAGTATTAGCCAGAACCACCTGAGTTTTTGCATCTTTTAAATCCTCAGGGCTTAAAGTGCGAACAGAAGCGCGGGTTGCAACAGGAGAAAAGGCTGGAGTTTTAATTATTCCATGAGGAGTCTTGATAACACCAGCTCGAGCTTTAGTTTTTAAATCTTTGCCAACTATTTTAAAAGAAAAAAGAGACATCAGCAAATTCTAGCAAAAAGATTGGGGAAACTAAATTAAGGCGAAGATTATTCGCTATCCTCAGTGTCAATTCTTGCCCAAAAGCAGTTCTGACATTTCTTAGGTAGTCGCCCCAGAACTTTCTCTGTTTCCCCAATCTTTTCGAGGCTCCGCTCAAAAATCCTGTCTTCCATATCGGGAGGAAGACGGAAATCTAAAACTGAATTCAGACCTTCCAGAGCTTCTTCATACTCGTCTTGAATCCGAACAATAGTCTCTACCCAAGGACATCCGCCATTGCAACTAATTCTTTCAACCATAAACTAAATAGAAATTAAAATAATATAAACAAAAAGTCAAGTCAAAAGATCAAGCTCTTTCTATCAAGGACTAGTTGCAATCCATGCTATCTTATACTTGCCAGTTTCAACCTCTTTAAGATTTATCCATCTTTTATTTATTCCTTCCACCCAACCGTAATTGGGAATAGGAAGATCAGTTAAATTCTTTTTAAGAGAAACATCTATATCAACCTCAAAAGAATTGCGAGTCTTATCTATCTTTGACTCTTTGATATTAACCGATTTAAAAGAAGAAAAATTGTTTAAAGAAACAGCCCAACTTTGCATTCCTGCGTCGTCTTTCAGATCCATCATAAGAACAGCATCGGAAATTCTGCCTCCATCTATTAATTCACAAAAAGTCCTGACCATATCTTCTTTTGATGGCAAAGGGGTACTAATTTCAGGAGAAGGAGATAAAACAGCAGTTAAAATCGGAGAATTCAAGACCTCGGGCTCATTAGTATTTTTCTTATTTAAAAATTTACCGGCCAAAAAGAAAACTCCAACAAAAGCAGCCAAAATCACAAAAAACAAAATCCACCTTTTTGCAATTTTTGCAAGCATTATACACACAGATTATATAGCAAAAAGAAGATTAACAAAAACATCAATTTGATCCCGGATCAGGGTAATGGCATTTCTTGAAGTGCTAGCCAAATAGGAAACCTTATATCTCTATTTCTTTCATCTCCAAAGGTGACCAATCGATATACCTCGCTAAATCAAGAAATACCAACTGATCATATTTTTTTCCCGCAGCAATAACTCCAAGTAGATGCCTGAAAAATATTGCGTGTCCAACCACAGCAACTCTATTATATCTCTCTTTTTGTTTTTTAAGAAATTTTAAAAATTTCTCTGCCCTTGCCTTTATTTCGTTAAAACTTTCGCTGCCATCATATTTCCAATTAGGATCTTTACGATATTCTAAAAGCCCCCAATCCCAAAATTTTCTTGCCTCTTCTCGACTTTTACCGTCTAAAAACTTGGGCCTAATATACTCATAAATATAATCGACAATTTCATAGTTGCCTTTACCAAAAAGCAAATCTGCCGTTCTTGTTGCCCTAACTAAAGGAGAACAATATACTTTATCTACCTTTAGATCAGAATAAAGCCCTTTTTCAACTGAGGTTTCATCTATTATTGCATCTGGGCTTTGAGATTTCCCCTCTTCTGAATCAATTGTCTTAGCATGGCGAATTAAATATAATTTCATACAGTCAAAAGTTATTCTATATAAAACATCAATTCTTTTCACCTTTTCTATAAGATTCTAGGCTCAGAAAAAACAAAAAGAGGCTTGCAGATGCTTTCGATTCCTAACTTTTGGGTGTGTAAAGCTTGCGAAGAAGCCTTCAGGTTCCTAACTTTCGATGTCTTTTGGTTTTTCTTCCAGCCTTTTGGTTCCTAACTTTCGATGTCTGCATTAATTTTTCCAAACCATCGGCTACATATTCTAGTATTTTGGTTTTATCATCAAATAGAAACGTATTTCTTTGGCAAGAAAGTTTTTCTGTTAAAAATTTATTCAATTTTAAAGCTGTTTTAATTTGTTTCTTATTCAGAAATCTCCTATGAGTAATAGATTGCATGTTATTAATTAATCTCTTTTCATCATCTAATATTAAATAAAAATCTAGGCAATCCACTCCCTTAATCTCAATCAATGTTTTTAATTCAGGAAATATGTGGTTGCCTTCTATAATAAAATTCTGCCTTTCGGTTTTGGAAAAGCGTAAAATATTAACAATCGGTGTAAATAAGGCTTTCGCCTGGCTAAAATAATTATTAAAAAGATCTTTATCTGAATTTGAGTATTTGTAAAGATCGTATGTATGACAAGTAAAAATTTCTCCTTTTTCCTCTAATAATGAATAATAAACAGCCCTGATTATACCGGTAGGAATAATAGCCATACTATGTAAGAAACCCTGAAGTTCCCTCGCTATTGTTGATTTCCCGGTACCACAATAACCGCCTATAAGGATTACTAGAGGCCTCTTAATTCTGCCTGAAGACCACATTTCGTTAAATCTATTAAAAACCGAAAAAATTCTCTTATTCATAACCCAATATTTCTAAATAAGTTATAAACTCTATCTTTTGCAACTTGTTGTGCACCAGGATCTCTAAAATTATTTAAAGAAAAGTTTATTATATGCCACCACCGCATTTTCTCCTCATCGGGTAAAGAGGAAAAATTATTTACAAGCAATCTTACATCTTTAAAATCTTTTTCACGAGGCGGTATTTCTCCTTTATTTGCTAATTTTTGGACTAAAATAATTGCGGGGTGGACTATTAATACTCCATGATCCTCACGCTCTATCTCAACTGCGCTAGACACTAGAAAACCATCCTCGAACGATAAACCATTCCAAAAAGTATTAGGCCTTACAACATCAATCCTCCTAAAATGTAAATCTGTATCCAACCACCCATTTACAACCACAATATCTATATCTCTATGATACCGACTCTTTCTACCAATAAAAAAATCCATCGCCAACCCTGAGGCTAAAAGGTAATTAATTCTCCCCTCTGAAGAACGTTGAGGGAATTTTGATATCAATTTGAAAAAACCCTCAAATGTTCCCCCTTTCAAAAGCATTCCTAAAGACAGTCTTCTCAAATAACTACTAAATTCTTCTAAACTAAAGCCCTTTCCTCGAAAAACTTCTAATTCTTTCATGGTATGAACAAGAACTTAAAATATTAAAATCTCACTACTATTTTTAATGCTACATGATCAGATAGTAATCCTTTATTAAGCTCTTTATCAATCAATGGTTTTTTAAAAAGATGCTCTCTTTTTTCAACTCCAATATCTTTGGCTGATGGCTTTAACAAAATGTAGTCTAACCTCTTTCCTTTTTCACCTTTCGGTAAAAATACTTTTTGAAAAGTTGGAGAATCAAAATTTTTGTAAGGGTCCATAACTCCTAATACCTTAATCAATTCTTTATAAAAAGCCGAATTTTTAGAAATATTAAAATCCCCGGTCAAAACAATCAGTTTATATTTACTCAATCTCTTAATAACATTTTTTAACCTCTCAATAGAAGCACTATAGATTTGATTAAATTTATTAGCCGAAGACCAATCATGAGTAGGATTAGCCACCATGTGAGTATTTGCCACTACAACTTTCCCAGAAAGAAACTTTGAAAACAAAATTCCTTTTCCTGAAAGAAGGTTTCGAAAAATAACTCTTAACCATCCTTCCACAGCCAAACAAGCCACAACACTTAAAGGATAAGTATAGGCAAAATAAGCGCTTTCAAAAGGTTTTAATTTTGAGAAGGTAACCACCCCCCCTCTTGGGCCAAGCAATGCCCTTTCATAAACACAATAAGGAAAATTAGTAAGTTTATTCTTAATAATTTCTAAATGTTTATATGTAAAAACTTCCTGAAGGTTAATAATATCCAGATTTTCGTTATTTAAAAAATCCCCTATCTTAACTAACCTTTTAACAGTAGATTCGCTAAAAATAGGTGTTCCTTTTATATTAAAAGTAACTACAGATAATTGCATTTTTTTGATATTTTACAGAGCGTTGTTATTTTTTTCAAAAAAATTACAATATGTTTTTTCTGAAGAACCAAAACTAGTAATATCATAGTATAATCTCCTGTGCTTAGAAGTACCGAGACTGCTATATACATGGGTAACCAGACATAATAAAAATCAGATAGAGGAAACTCATTTAAAGAAAAAATATTAATAAATCGCCTACTATGAGGGGAAAATAGATAGACCAAGATCCAAAAAATTAAATAAACAAGAAATAGAATCTTCATGTTAATATTTTTAACCAAAAAAGAAAAGAATAAAAGAAGCAACACTTCTGGCAAATATAAGATCTTAATAAGCTTTTGGCTAAATTTCACATCTTTAACAGTGGTTAAAGTTTTAACACCTGAACCTAGATCACTAGAAAAATCTTCTATTTGGTGCATCAACATAGCTCTCAACCCCAAAACGAAAAGTGCAACCGAAAAAAGATAACCCTCAGTTTTATTGTAATCTAAAACAGAAAACACCAACAAAACAGGCAGAGTCCTTTGGATCAAAGAGCCAACAACTATATCAAGAAAAGGCTTTTCCTTAAATCTCACTGGCGGAGAAGAATAAAAAACTACCAAAAAAAACATTATTACCCACCAAAACATTATTTTTAAAACAAAACCTCCAAAAAACCACCAAAAAATAGAGGATAAAATAAAAAACAAAACCGAAGTTAAAAAAATATGATAATCTTTAATATTAGCACTTGTGCGAATTTTGCCAGCTTTTAAATCTACAAATTTATCCCAATAATCGTTAAGGATAGAGGCAAAAGAACCATAAAGCACAAAAAATGCAAGAAGAATCCAAAATACTATTCCAAAACCTGGCGTCAGTTCTTTGAGACCTCCTTTTTCTATAATAACTAGACCAATTGAAACAATAAAAAAAATTAACTTTGTATTTGACCAAGAATGCCAACGAATAAACTTATTCAAGAATTCAAGTCTACCCGCTAATGATCCGAACATTTCATATAATTAGAATAAGTTTGTAAAAACTTTTCTCTCAACCCTTTAATTAAAAAATTGTCTGGTAGAATAATTTCTTTTGATTGATTTATCCACTGATCCAGGTATCGACTATCCGGGATAAGGGAAACCAGATATTCAAAAAAACTATCTAGTTCTCTTCGAGGTAAATTTTTACTAACATAATCAAACATCTCATTATATATACCGTGGCCGATTATTTCAAGATCACGTTGTTTTATCGATCTCAACTTAATAAAGCTTTCAGCTAAACCAATAATTTCTGCCCAAACAGGCAAGTCCCACAACCAATAAAGATTTTGTAATTTATTAAAAGCAATTCCCCTTATTAGAATCATTCTAATCATTCTTCTTAAAACCATCTTTAAGTATTCATCATTATTTTTATCCAAATCTAATTCTCCTGGAAATTCCTCTCTCGCTAAAGAAAAAACCTCCGATTTGTTATTGTTTAGTTTATAACCTTTATTTTCATCTTTTTTCCCCAAAAAAAATATTTCCCTTCTAATACTAGCTAATGAAACAAAAGGACTCACATAATGATTTATTCCCATCCTGTTTGCCACAATACCAAAACGATTATTCTCCCCCGTTACCGGATTTCCTTCATCATCAAAGGGTTGAAAGTGTCCAATTCTTTTAAAGGTCTGAACATGCATAGCATAACCACCCGAACCTCTAGTCTCCTTGATCCCAGACAAAGTTAAAGACCAGACGACCTGAAACCTTATCCAAGCTGATCCAACTATTAGCATCAAACTACTTTTTCTGCTCTTCTGACTATTAACCCATTTGATCAACTCAGTAGGATTATTCCTCTCACAAAAACTGACCAATTCGAAATTCCTATTAATAGCAGAAACTATTTCTTGGAAGAACATTTTATGAACAAAAACATCGGCATCAACCGTTGAAATAATCGCATTATCTTTAGAATTCCCTAATTCCGAATCTAAAAGATTTAAAACATATTTAAAACCAGTATTTCTTGGTTGGCCTCCGCACCTCAATTTAGAATTTTCCTCAATAACCTTAAAAGAATCAAAACCATTTTTATACCTTAACCCTACCTCTACAGTTTTATCTTCGCTCCTATGATTTACAA contains:
- a CDS encoding FKBP-type peptidyl-prolyl cis-trans isomerase, producing the protein MEEKPDELKVNFGVLFFIFLVLAAGFAALVGFDSKSSSVSPTPTPQAELKINLGQKEANNQNPKAETMGQTEEVKELKVEDLRPGTGDEAQSGKKITVNYLGTLVDGTKFDSSYDRGQPFSFVLGSGQVIAGWDQGLVGMKVGGKRKLVIPPSFGYGNQAVGNIPPNSTLIFEVELLSVE
- a CDS encoding tryptophan-rich sensory protein TspO, encoding MKSSLNLNLKKLFFSLLLPFLACFVGSIFTFSSIPTWYSTLKKPSFSPPNFVFGPVWTFLYFLMGISFYLILKTEGGKEKNEAVRIFIIQLILNSFWSIGFFGLKNPLLGAFIIISLWFTLILMVIKFYRLNKIAGLINLPYIFWVSFATILNLSVYALNL
- a CDS encoding tRNA-guanine transglycosylase, which gives rise to MSLFSFKIVGKDLKTKARAGVIKTPHGIIKTPAFSPVATRASVRTLSPEDLKDAKTQVVLANTYHLYLKPGLEVIEKFGGFANFMKWEGPTITDSGGYQVSFLWSKGEEDEAKVVKINDKGALFKSYLDGSLHLLTPEKSIEIQKILGADIIMALDEPQSLNMPKKLAKEAFLRTLKWEERSFLAWQKLNKKGEFQALYGIVQGDLDKNLRRQSLDFVLSFGFPGIAIGGEAIGSDPKITSEALNTISDILPDEKPVHALGLGGGPEGIFEAIARGIDTFDNTGITRMARTGLLFIHPEDGGKRSNKFRLDIKKSTFKSDERPLSKVCNCYSCLNFSRAYICHLLTSGEILGLRLATIHNVFFINNLMNQIRDSIINGDFVDLKKKWLG